In Antedon mediterranea chromosome 10, ecAntMedi1.1, whole genome shotgun sequence, one genomic interval encodes:
- the LOC140059764 gene encoding lysosomal-trafficking regulator-like isoform X5 yields MEAKSDENQVPNLKRKWDQFVIIPSKSSQETKKEKQLCLEDFLHLFLVMSSNKAIDREDITNFCTDIPSSFNIMTREFMSDVHELATKAQANNSEVDENGYTILMQYLIQGRGWLILNTLHNLATQALSCINVDLGNLLITLFQETLRVPLKQKVNEKSYWVPHVSCCFPQQKGIPHRRLSSIHQGRNCRKFSFMASASWQYGSRRRKSRQRKGEDSTESDGETRQRRIPYELLKEPSGQFLHTCKKSSVVQPNYKVDQKTGVVLLEETNAFDLCLVLLSLLEKLCANELLSNTNRTSLSIVLVPQMMQILLFLKEFNFEQKTSVEGFELGKGWNQDEVLPTLQRLVFRVLLKLCHTVGSNVDGATRISSTKTLTSLLQIAQRITKEIDGSKPFESSYEETSDDDAEVFTDAKQELSTKNETVSFHFVYLSEILQGVLELITSLLRNSTSNHTVITHVNVLMQEFENEAGFDLLANVIKDLDECLVLGIDKDGQIKDMLRGLIRGLSMMITALKRAKLEYMHKMQCLKRTHRQCDYSTYMHHHHNIYGMSCTIYQEQLQHEHDMQTLKTDFAKKESLRSQSLSSNLKCCVSRVTETLLQLFMQSKYKLVLAGILFAIENSGICCCMTPEQIVVPLLENLPKVSVQLRPYILSIVAKLILEQLGGNEKYDRASLDMCAECQERRMKVSSSMSELKTPEAFGSSDSAISSDGSLPEDDTIFSKWNFVHMYRTFLTHKDRVLGIQVARHLYRLVKLGDFSLKQSLYRKVFLPCFEMHTKLEQDEMDGSELVGTEVLEHCFCALPPLLTTTSAQSLFLYQGGLNQLLYLLRLENTRPYVLRVFEVLIISESSNQNHKDRSIGKITPDNMSHEEGLSFSTSSISESLSSLTSESNNVIEAFVNVLLNVIPKDEESKTTDDLYDADSPLNTNSKPSSCSSSKTMTPVNGSESSSQGVQSDNLLLCRSKSRLEQAADIWRSAMYLLTHSSGFQKEFFRCRGPWTSKFLLQESLTAIVKVSRDLDDIIDKNPAEVDNTRFNIILDLLGSTLSICLNSAKVFKISSVDLSTTSIVQRIKQTLTDYGNLHTIIGKSLIECVLNTASLANLDPHRFQNSRMCSLSKKKSRNTSFKWEDLYDVSDSPSDSGEAWFTGAAGYEADNEKDDSHTGESSKNKDDYPQSGRQRALLYPEVCRMVLELLANEEDPESHDVLCYALSQLVYISKGSDSNRVKLYIDGIGGTILRKFTWILERRDKNIQVVQDLLLELFAVLVQPYMSADELRQFLHLFQTADPPVESLLNTLLEVTDRIITQPTHILCFPVHTHDVAPPSSPGMSLYQNPTSNPILSPSLDPWSIAPLRLPLQNQLNWPPVGKGFGLTIWMRVEDKEVKEKSSSKLSRNRRTNRSFRKSSSDTGKTDSKSPSTHNKQSSYEQDDVSTTKNVQLLHIVSIGNSDGLVQMWVDPKSSSFIIRASETRQNQSKFLAEKVIEVNINPSYWHHVSLAYVEKFDGLKVAGHIQLIIDGHNQYETLLRYEVSGPVIPGPVNTCCLLGHMLQPSAAMPGLWQMGNVLIFNDSHLMTKETCFHLHTMGPDYYTLAACEGSKQSAMYSRHISEDVLKSGISHDLLTEDREMDLRNLRECFLASFSPCDGNIFSCYKASSQTQKPLSWMLSGSKTLSNALLKTPVRVEVNKLCSIESHVYRDMQAAVHELGGISVFLYLFARVVEKTSEGQVQAKALKVLFQLLKGSQSLANDFRSISGPALLGKVLMSSSCIVGYQVLKILLDSCCSDSILTYCSLTNQYNVNKNSQAVIKSNHLLVYLILAWKLWENAEHGVWETLYHVIEVLIREDHRHRSFNVAQLQSLNIVDKLLMIIREQNNESVTVFPGAVCFSIVNIIKAIMGSPPETHLIAEVCDFLLAVHPAIQTFICHAKASFYFTLHTGFQQDSKTIFQQTNPHYQLYSDNSNSLLTSTPRKSSLMHSESVSETDSSSWARQESNSDVPGTPPVDVKEKEDTGLDAVENGVEETQSKVDGDTLVSSSDIKTPQDLDDSSNLVNRDNSSFDTLDASCMKELQLALLCSGLLKLLFGAIISMPDASRQKIIGIIIKPDLLLVLAHHAHNDVRVNIVKLLEVFFLRADEGQLEAFLKMRGFNLLANQLHQYPATRELFEACLTITFGKPVDLSQSYNPMDLQDIDNFHQMSLIPAIALLENCVHDPPLCHNAVCMFLHLFEGVNTLAVVMLENGINETLCNVLTALSTKPLSLGVCSEDLKLLISDIQHFLTCIVIRACSLSIQQNMDYFDDVMTLLSGVEHEHNTTYGEHSFPVEVFHETQCYIVREVFSHMQATSCQQESAVSRVWKSSFIRSISYSERKYEESKFRQRAPVNNGRPADFTRGHVTHSPSRVRSQSQMIGSSKETLLEPQSQIGGKTKAALPLSEDQRYSVYLDTMLRLQRNEEAKGHKKHIGQQVASEQDIVKRFQQLCKIGVNLLIMTEPKLILPKSPDALMWSSTKNQLDTFQDLLLSDLYSLLVNSLISTMEQKRGKRSQWESVLWSSRDTIRLQLSRLFIHLLSPQQPLHARVLSLQIATKKRAKDFLEYVLQHEHNNFTHLFLYDLLSKYSSFLNPQELQLALTIQKMMAALGFEHIPPETEDKRVLDEVHKRMMFAKSEIRIIKHKYFRSKLSALRSRKIPKQESILKEVYNSAMDVTQRISSYQHTLRKRLYDHLRHMITRTLDARTGWQDIIQQLAHERAVWYTPDCYPTSWQLDPTEGPGRVRCRLQRCHLGISDEFILEGSRKKSNTVPGSPLEYLFQDVINPSDADELKRKLQENEQIRHTCPCLNVTPAAETQGEILLGLNTMYFVGDEPIMDTNVTQVVLGDREVMTLSWLYEDIKEILPRWNQLRDNAVEVFLINGKTFLLSFENQKERDIVIQKMMAKDLPNLIEVNDISLVTQIWRNGQITNYEYLTQLNKTAGRSFNDLMQYPVFPFILRDYTSTVIDLESQEIYRDLVKPISVQTNAMASRFVEQYKLLKEEFLKQERNEVEGNLIGPFHYGSHYSNSGTTLQYLVRLPPFTKMFLQYQDNHFDIPDRTFHSVETAWRLSSFQSASDVKELIPEFFFLPEFLVNKEGFNFGCRQNGARVDDVTLPIWCQGSPRLFVLIHRQALESSYVSQFINSWIDLVFGYKQKGDSAKEAINVFHPATYFGIDTTKMEDPLKRRALETMIKTYGQTPKQLFRQPHPQRFEREKLSEAASLAGLAHMASRRMGAKIIAPPPHENTQSPVSSVENIRWGGYVGSPALGEPEIRLQQTYPVPAKQLVPLPTGGVCGVSANQCLLVMYSKEKGVSGVNAVDIKWSGIASWDHPDGILRLKHKPKMASVNLLHTNKKDKITCCSSVTDCRLLLTGSTSGIITAYNTKYNPDKQASIEIVGNKVCLYGHTDVVSSIVISRPFSIMVTTSLDGTCIIWDLNRLCYVQSLSDHNGAVTTATISNTLGDIATVAMQESGSCSLHLWNINGNPIGRIICEMTILCVAFSNAPEGISVNSLAAGCSDGLIRLWSTWDLSLVRTISSPSINPIISLCYTVDSHYLFSCDSDGLVTVWGRKDENKNRLPKFEAFMGSI; encoded by the exons GAAAAACAGTTGTGTTTAGAAgactttttacatttatttctaGTCATGTCGTCAAACAAAGCAATTGATAGAGAGGATATAACTAACTTTTG TACGGACATACCAAGTTCGTTCAACATCATGACTCGGGAGTTTATGTCGGATGTTCACGAACTAGCGACCAAAGCTCAGGCAAACAACAGTGAAGTAGATGAGAATGGGTACACAATCTTAATGCAGTATTTAATTCAAGGAAGGGGATGGCTTATACTGAACACATTGCATAATCTAGCCACTCAG GCATTGTCATGTATAAATGTTGATCTTGGAAATCTGTTAATCACCTTATTTCAAGAAACACTCAGAGTACCACTGAAGCAGAAAGTGAATG AAAAATCTTACTGGGTTCCCCACGTTAGCTGTTGTTTCCCACAGCAAAAGGGGATTCCCCATAGACGCCTAAGTTCAATCCATCAAGGCCGAAATTGTCGCAAGTTTTCATTTATGGCATCCGCTAGCTGGCAGTATGGAAGCCGAAGGAGGAAATCCCGACAGAGAAAAGGAGAGGATAGCACTGAATCAGACGGAGAAACCAGACAAAGAAGAATACCTTATGAACTATTGAAAGAACCATCGGGTCAGTTCCTGCACACATGTAAAAAAAGTAGCGTCGTTCAGCCTAATTACAAAGTGGATCAAAAAACAGGTGTGGTTCTTCTGGAAGAGACAAATGCCTTTGATCTCTGTCTGGTTTTGTTATCGCTTCTGGAGAAACTCTGTGCCAACGAGTTGCTTAGCAACACAAACAGGACTAGTCTGTCAATTGTTCTTGTGCCACAGATGATGCAGATTTTGTTGTTTCTGAAAGAGTTCAATTTTGAACAGAAAACGAGTGTAGAAGGATTCGAACTTGGTAAGGGATGGAATCAGGATGAGGTCCTGCCAACGTTACAACGATTAGTTTTTAGAGTTCTACTGAAGCTCTGCCACACTGTTGGTTCTAATGTTGATGGTGCTACTAGAATTtcatcaacaaaaacattaactTCTCTTTTACAAATTGCTCAGCGAATTACGAAAGAGATCGATGGATCTAAACCTTTTGAAAGCTCTTATGAAGAGACATCAGATGATGATGCCGAGGTCTTTACTGATGCCAAGCAAGAATTATCAACCAAAAATGAAACGgtttcatttcattttgtttatctttCGGAAATATTACAAGGAGTGTTAGAATTAATTACGTCATTATTGCGTAATTCTACTTCTAACCATACCGTCATTACACATGTTAATGTTCTCATGCAAGAGTTTGAAAACGAGGCTGGATTTGATCTTCTTGCGAATGTGATCAAAGATCTTGATGAGTGTTTAGTTCTTGGGATAGATAAAGATGGCCAGATTAAAGATATGTTAAGAGGACTTATCAGAGGATTATCTATGATGATTACGGCACTTAAGCGAGCAAAGTTAGAATATATGCACAAAATGCAGTGCCTTAAAAGGACTCACAGGCAGTGTGATTACTCCACCTATATGCACCATCATCACAACATCTACGGCATGAGTTGTACAATTTACCAAGAACAATTACAACACGAACACGATATGCAAACTTTAAAGACGGACTTTGCAAAGAAAGAATCATTACGATCGCAAAGTCTGTCGTCAAACTTGAAATGTTGCGTTTCTCGTGTCACTGAAACTCTTCTCCAACTGTTTATGCAATCAAAATACAAGTTAGTTTTAGCAGGAATTTTATTTGCCATCGAAAACTCTGGGATTTGTTGCTGTATGACACCAGAACAGATTGTCGTACCGCTTCTGGAAAATCTTCCAAAAGTATCAGTACAGTTGAGACCATACATTTTAAGCATTGTTGCGAAACTCATTTTAGAACAGTTAGGAGGAAATGAGAAATATGATCGAGCTAGTCTTGATATGTGTGCCGAGTGTCAGGAAAGAAGAATGAAAGTTTCTTCTTCGATGTCAGAGTTGAAGACTCCAGAAGCATTTGGTTCGTCAGACAGTGCCATCAGCAGTGACGGTAGTCTTCCCGAAGATGATACTATCTTCTCAAAATGGAATTTCGTTCACATGTACAGAACTTTTCTTACTCACAAAGACCGAGTATTGGGGATACAGGTTGCGAGACATTTATACCGTTTAGTTAAACTTGGTGACTTTTCGTTGAAGCAGAGTCTTTACAGAAAGGTTTTTTTGCCATGCTTTGAGATGCATACTAAGTTAGAGCAAGACGAGATGGACGGGTCTGAGCTTGTTGGCACAGAGGTGTTAGAACACTGCTTCTGTGCATTGCCACCGCTCCTAACAACCACATCTGCACAGAGTTTGTTCTTGTACCAAGGAGGACTCAACCAGCTCTTGTACCTTCTAAGATTAGAAAATACAAGACCGTATGTCTTGAGGGTTTTTGAGGTTTTGATAATTTCAGAGAGTAGCAATCAGAACCATAAAGATAGAAGTATAGGGAAGATTACTCCAGATAACATGTCACATGAAGAAGGATTGTCCTTCTCTACCTCCTCAATTTCTGAAAGCTTAAGCAGCCTAACTTCAGAGTCAAATAATGTTATTGAAGCGTTTGTTAACGTTCTTCTTAACGTAATTCCAAAAGACGAAGAATCCAAAACAACAGATGATTTATATGATGCAGATTCACCATTAAACACCAACAGTAAACCAAGCTCTTGCTCCAGCAGTAAAACAATGACACCCGTTAACGGAAGTGAAAGCAGTTCTCAAGGAGTCCAATCCGATAACTTACTCCTCTGTCGGAGTAAGAGTCGTTTAGAACAAGCAGCAGATATTTGGCGAAGTGCTATGTATCTGTTGACCCACAGTTCTGGGTTTCAAAAGGAATTTTTCCGATGCCGTGGACCTTGGACTTCGAAATTCCTTCTGCAGGAGTCTTTGACTGCAATCGTGAAAGTAAGTCGCGATTTGGATGACATCATTGATAAAAATCCGGCAGAGGTGGACAATACACGGTTTAATATCATTCTCGACTTGCTTGGTTCAACTCTGAGTATTTGCTTAAATTCAGCAAAAGTCTTCAAAATCAGTTCAGTG GATTTATCAACTACGAGTATCGTTCAGAGGATAAAACAGACTTTGACGGATTATGGAAATTTACATACAATCATCGGGAAATCATTGATAGAGTGCGTGTTGAACACAGCGTCACTTGCGAACCTTGACCCTCACCGCTTTCAAAACAGTCGAATGTGCTCATTATCGAAG AAGAAAAGCCGAAATACATCGTTCAAATGGGAGGACCTTTATGATGTCAGCGACTCGCCCAGTGACTCTGGCGAGGCTTGGTTCACAGGAGCAGCAGGCTATGAAGCTGATAATGAAAAGGATGATAGTCATACAG GCGAATCATCCAAAAACAAGGACGATTATCCACAAAGTGGACGGCAACGTGCTCTTCTTTATCCAGAGGTATGCCGTATGGTTCTTGAACTCCTCGCCAATGAGGAAGATCCGGAAAGTCATGACGTATTGTGTTACGCCCTCAGCCAGTTAGTGTACATCTCCAAAGGTAGCGACTCAAATCGTGTGAAACTTTATATCGATGGAATTGGCGGTACAATATTGCGAAAGTTTACGTGGATTCTCGAAAGGAGGGATAAAAATATACAAg TCGTTCAAGATCTTTTGTTAGAGCTGTTTGCGGTTCTCGTTCAACCATACATGTCGGCCGATGAACTACGCCAGTTTCTGCACCTCTTTCAAACCGCAGATCCCCCAGTT GAGTCTTTACTAAACACCTTATTGGAGGTGACAGATAGGATTATCACCCAGCCTACTCACATTCTTTGCTTCCCAGTCCATACGCATGATGTCGCACCACCAAGCTCACCTGGTATGTCCCTCTACCAGAATCCCACCAGTAACCCTATCCTAAGCCCAAGCCTAGATCCATGGAGCATAGCCCCATTAAGGTTGCCACTGCAAAACCAGCTAAACTGGCCTCCGGTAGGGAAAGGTTTTGGCTTAACGATATGGATGAGGGTAGAGGATAAGGAAGTTAAAGAAAAGTCTAGTTCGAAGCTCTCGCGAAATAGACGGACAAACAGGTCTTTTAGGAAGTCGTCTTCCGATACCGGAAAAACCGACTCTAAATCTCCGTCAACGCATAACAAGCAATCATCATATGAACAGGATGATGTGTCAACTACCAAGAACGTTCAACTTCTCCATATTGTGTCCATTGGGAATTCAGATGGATTAGTTCAAATGTGGGTTGATCCTAAATCCAGCTCATTTATTATCAG AGCATCGGAGACGAGgcaaaatcaatcaaaatttcTAGCTGAAAAAGTGATAGAGGTTAACATTAATCCTAGTTACTGGCATCATGTGTCGTTGGCGTATGTGGAAAAGTTTGATGGGCTGAAAGTGGCTGGACAT atTCAATTGATTATTGATGGTCATAATCAGTATGAAACACTATTAAGATATGAGGTATCAGGACCAGTCATTCCAGGTCCTGTTAACACATGTTGTCTGCTAGGCCACATGCTTCAGCCTAGTGCTGCCATGCCAGGCCTCTGGCAGATGGGCAATGTCCTCATTTTCAATG atTCACATTTAATGACTAAAGAAACATGCTTCCACCTGCACACAATGGGTCCAGATTATTACACACTCGCAGCATGTGAGGGCAGTAAACAATCTGCGATGTACAGCCGTCATATTTCGGAGGATGTGCTCAAATCGGGAATAAGTCACGATTTGTTAACAGAAGACCGAGAAATGGATCTCAGGAATCTTAGG GAATGTTTCCTGGCCTCGTTCTCACCATGTGATGGTAACATCTTCAGTTGCTACAAGGCTTCGTCTCAGACTCAAAAACCTCTTTCGTGGATGCTGTCTGGCTCAAAAACTCTGTCCAATGCCCTTCTTAAGACACCTGTTCGAGTTGAAGTGAACAAACTGTGTTCTATTGAAAGTCATGTTTACAGGGATATGCAGGCTGCTGTCCATGAGTTGGGAGGCATTTCTGTCTTCTTGTATTTGTTTGCCAGG GTTGTTGAAAAAACAAGCGAAGGTCAGGTTCAAGCAAAAGCTCTTAAAGTTTTATTCCAATTACTCAAGGGCAGCCAGTCATTAGCCAATGATTTCAGATCAATCTCTGGACCAGCGTTGCTAGGCAAAGTTCTTATGTCATCATCTTGCATTGTGGGATATCAGGTTTTAAAG ATTTTACTGGATTCCTGTTGCAGTGACAGTATCCTaacatattgtagtttaacaAACCAATacaatgtaaacaaaaacaGCCAGGCTGTCATTAAGTCTAACCATCTATTGGTGTACCTCATCCTGGCCTGGAAGCTGTGGGAGAATGCTGAACATGGTGTATGGGAGACGCTTTACCACGTCATAGAGGTGCTGATACGTGAAGACCACAGGCATAGGAGCTTCAACGTTGCTCAGCTTCAAAGCTTGAATATAGTGGATAAGCTTTTAATGATTATTAGG GAGCAAAATAATGAATCAGTAACTGTGTTTCCGGGTGCTGTGTGTTTCTCCATTGTCAACATTATCAAGGCCATCATGGGAAGCCCACCAGAGACGCACCTCATCGCCGAAGTCTGCGACTTCCTTTTAGCGGTTCATCCAGCAATACAAACATTCATCTGTCATGCGAAAGCTAGCTTCTATTTCACGCTACACACAG GTTTTCAACAGGATTCAAAGACAATCTTCCAACAGACTAATCCTCATTACCAACTGTACAGTGACAACTCCAATTCACTGTTGACCAGTACTCCAAGAAAGTCTTCCTTAATGCACTCTGAAAGTGTCTCAGAAACTGATAGTAGTAGTTGGGCTCGCCAGGAGTCGAATTCAGATGTGCCAGGAACACCTCCAGTAGATGTCAAAGAGAAGGAAGATACTGGCCTGGATGCAGTGGAAAATGGAGTTGAGGAAACGCAATCAAAGGTTGATGGAGATACACTGGTTTCATCATCTGATATAAAGACTCCACAAG ATCTTGATGACTCCAGCAATCTGGTGAATCGTGACAACTCCAGCTTTGACACCCTCGATGCCAGCTGTATGAAAGAGCTCCAATTGGCGCTGCTTTGTTCTGGTCTTTTGAAGCTTCTCTTTGGTGCAATCATATCAATGCCCGATGCCAGCCGTCAGAAGATCATCGGGATAATTATCAAACCAGACTTACTCCTGGTTCTTGCTCACCATGCCCATAATGATGTCAGAGTTAACATTGTTAAG CTTTTGGAGGTGTTCTTCCTCCGAGCTGACGAAGGACAACTTGAGGCGTTTCTAAAAATGCGAGGATTTAACCTTTTAGCCAATCAGCTTCATCAATACCCAGCGACTCGGGAATTATTTGAAGCTTGTCTAACAATCACTTTTGGTAAACCAGTGGATTTAAGTCAAAG TTACAACCCAATGGACTTGCAAGACATTGACAACTTCCATCAGATGTCCCTCATCCCAGCTATTGCTCTTCTGGAAAACTGCGTTCATGATCCACCTCTCTGTCACAATGCAGTGTGCATGTTCTTACAT ttgttTGAAGGAGTGAACACTCTGGCTGTTGTTATGTTGGAAAATGGAATTAATGAAACGTTGTGTAATGTATTGACGGCACTGTCTACTAAGCCATTGTCGCTAGGTGTTTGCAGTGAAGACTTAAAGCTTTTGATTTCTGACATCCAGCATTTTCTAACCTGCATTGTAATACGAGCATGCAG ccTGAGTATTCAACAGAACATGGACTATTTTGACGATGTGATGACATTACTCAGCGGTGTAGAGCATGAGCACAACACAACTTATG GTGAACACAGCTTTCCGGTAGAGGTGTTCCATGAAACGCAGTGTTACATCGTACGTGAGGTTTTCAGTCACATGCAGGCTACGTCCTGTCAACAGGAATCAGCTGTATCACGTGTGTGGAAGTCGTCTTTTATTAGGAGTATCAGTTATTCAg AACGAAAATATGAGGAATCAAAATTCCGCCAGAGGGCGCCTGTCAATAATGGACGACCAG CAGACTTTACCAGAGGCCATGTTACACATAGCCCATCTCGAGTAAGGTCTCAATCCCAAATGATCGGTTCGTCTAAAGAAACTCTGCTAGAACCTCAGTCACAAATTGGAGGCAAGACTAAGGCAGCCCTACCTTTAAGTGAAG ATCAAAGATACTCTGTCTACCTTGATACAATGTTAAGACTGCAACGCAATGAAGAGGCCAAAGGTCACAAGAAGCATATTGGCCAACAAGTCGCATCTGAACAAGATATTGTGAAAAGATTTCAACAACTTTGTAAAATTGGTGTTAATCTTTTAATCATGACAG AACCGAAGTTAATTCTGCCAAAGTCTCCAGATGCTTTGATGTGGTCTTCAACTAAGAACCAGCTTGATACCTTCCAAGATCTGTTACTTAGTGATTTGTATTCCTTACTCGTCAACAGCCTTATATCCACTATG GAGCAAAAACGAGGAAAACGATCGCAATGGGAGAGCGTTTTGTGGTCATCACGAGACACGATACGATTACAGCTCAGCCGTTTGTTTATTCACTTGTTGTCGCCACAGCAACCACTTCACGCAAGAGTGCTCAGCTTACAAATTGCGACAAAGAAACGAGCCAAGGATTTCTTAGAATATGTCCTGCAACATGAG CACAATAACTTCACCCATCTCTTCTTATATGATCTCCTAAGTAAGTACAGCTCATTTTTAAATCCGCAAGAATTACAGCTTGCACTTACCATACAAAAGATGATGGCTGCCTTAGGATTCGAACATATCCCTCCAGAAACAGAAGACAAGCGTGTATTGGATGAAGTCCATAAG aGAATGATGTTTGCGAAAAGTGAGATTCGaattattaaacataaatacTTCAGGTCAAAATTATCGGCGTTAAGATCAAGAAAGATCCCGAAACAAGAGAGTATACTGAAAGAAGTGTACAATTCAGCAATGGATGTTACACAG AGAATTTCCTCTTATCAACATACACTACGGAAAAGGCTCTATGATCATCTACGTCACATGATAACTCGGACCCTGGATGCAAGGACAGGTTGGCAGGACATTATTCAACAACTTGCCCATGAGAG agctGTTTGGTACACTCCAGATTGTTATCCCACTTCTTGGCAACTTGACCCCACCGAGGGTCCAGGTCGTGTTCGTTGTCGTCTGCAGCGATGTCATCTTGGAATCAGCGATGAGTTCATCTTGGAAGGTTCCCGAAAGAAGTCCAACACGGTTCCTGGATCTCCGCTGGAATACCTCTTTCAGGATGTCATCAATCCTTCTGATGCTGATGAACTGAAAAGAAAACTCCAAGAAAATGAACAGATTAG ACACACTTGTCCTTGTTTAAATGTCACACCAGCAGCTGAAACACAAGGAGAAATCTTGCTTG GTCTAAATACCATGTACTTTGTTGGAGATGAACCAATCATGGACACCAATGTAACACAAGTTGTTCTAGGAGATCGTGAAGTAATGACCCTGTCATGGCTGTATGAAGACATCAAAGAGATCCTACCTCGTTGGAACCAGTTACGTGATAATGCTGTCGAGGTGTTTCTCATAAATGGCAAAACGTTTCTTCTCTCTTTTGAAAACCAAAAG GAAAGAGACATTGTTATTCAGAAGATGATGGCTAAAGATTTACCAAACCTTATTGAGGTCAACGACATATCACTAGTGACCCAAATATGGCGCAATGGTCAAATCACCAACTACGAATACCTTACTCAACTTAATAAGACCGCTGGACGTTCGTTTAATGATCTGATGCAGTATCCTGTGTTTCCGTTCATCCTTCGTGACTACACGAGTACGGTAATTGATTTGGAGTCGCAGGAAATATACCGTGATTTGGTCAAACCGATTTCTGTACAAACCAACGCAATGGCTTCACGCTTCGTTGAACAATACAAG TTGCTGAAGGAAGAGTTTCTGAAACAAGAAAGAAATGAAGTTGAGGGCAACCTAATTGGACCATTCCACTATGGCTCACATTATTCAAATAGTGGTACAACCCTACAATACCTGGTACGGCTACCGCCATTTACCAAGATGTTTCTACAATACCAAG aCAACCACTTTGACATACCTGATCGTACATTCCACTCGGTTGAGACAGCTTGGCGCCTTTCATCCTTTCAGTCTGCCTCCGATGTCAAAGAACTTATCCCAGAATTCTTTTTCCTTCCTGAGTTTCTTGTTAATAAAGAAG GTTTTAACTTTGGTTGCCGACAGAATGGCGCGCGAGTTGACGATGTGACGTTGCCCATTTGGTGTCAAGGTAGTCCACGACTGTTTGTTCTCATCCACCGCCAAGCTCTAGAGTCGTCTTACGTCTCACAATTCATCAACAGTTGGATAGATCTTGTGTTTGGCTACAAACAAAAAGGAGACAGCGCTAAGGAGGCTATCAATGTCTTCCATCCGGCC ACTTATTTCGGAATTGATACAACAAAGATGGAAGATCCTCTTAAAAGGCGAGCGTTGGAAACAATGATCAAGACGTATGGTCAGACTCCTAAACAGTTGTTCCGTCAACCTCACCCGCAACGCTTTGAGCGAGAGAAACTGTCTGAAGCAGCAAGCCTGGCAGGCCTAGCACATATGGCATCTAGGAGGATGGGCGCTAAAATTATAGCACCTCCTCCCCATGAAAACACTCAG AGCCCTGTGAGTAGTGTTGAGAACATTCGATGGGGTGGATACGTCGGATCACCAGCCCTTGGTGAGCCTGAAATACGTTTGCAACAAACCTACCCAGTACCAGCGAAACAACTTGTCCCTTTGCCTACAGGAGGCGTTTGTGGTGTATCGGCCAATCAGTGCTTACTGGTTATGTACAGTAAGGAGAAGG GAGTGAGTGGCGTGAATGCTGTGGACATCAAGTGGTCTGGTATAGCTAGCTGGGATCACCCTGATGGCATCCTACGTCTGAAGCATAAACCAAAGATGGCTTCTGTCAACCTGTTACACACCAACAAGAAAGACAAG ATAACATGCTGTAGTTCGGTGACTGATTGCCGTCTCTTACTGACTGGATCTACCTCTGGAATTATCACAGCATACAATACCAAGTACAACCCTGACAAG caaGCAAGCATCGAGATTGTTGGCAATAAAGTGTGCCTTTATGGCCACACTGACGTCGTGTCAAGCATTGTAATCTCGCGACCATTTAGCATCATGGTAACCACCAGTCTGGATGGAACTTGCATCATATGGGATTTGAACCGCCTTTGTTATGTTCAGTCGTTATCGGACCACAACGGGGCAGTGACCACGGCTACCATTAGCAATACTCTAGGAGATATAGCCACAGTAGCAATGCAAG AATCAGGATCTTGCTCTCTTCACCTCTGGAACATCAATGGTAACCCAATTGGCAGGATCATCTGTGAGATGACCATCTTGTGTGTTGCCTTCTCCAATGCCCCCGAAGGCATCTCTGTCAACTCTTTAGCAGCTGGGTGTAGTGATGGATTGATAAG ATTGTGGAGCACATGGGACTTGAGCCTTGTAAGAACTATCTCTTCACCTTCTATTAATCCTATTATAAG TTTGTGCTATACAGTGGACAGCCATTACTTGTTTTCATGTGATTCTGACGGACTTGTTACAGTATGGGGGCGCaaagatgaaaacaaaaatagactTCCAAAATTTGAAGCCTTTATGGGgtcaatttaa